The segment TTAGAATCTGGTTGGTTGAGGATGGCATGGGCGTCTCCAGGAGGTGGGGGGCGCAAGCGCCGGAGGCTGTGGCGTTGTCCTGCATTCTGTAGCCTGCGGTGCAGCGGCTGACAAGCGCTGCATCGGGACTTGCCGCGCCGCGCCGCAGGGTGCTACAGCCCCAATGTCCGGTAACGATGCGAACAACGGAGGATGCCGCAATGCGTGAACACATCGCCGTTTTCCTGCTTTCGGGCATGGTCGTCTTGGGCGCCGCTGGCGGGGCGCAGGCGCAGAAACTTCCCAGGGAATGCCAGGAAGCCATGGCCGTCCGCAGCCCGCAGGCGCAAGTGGAGCTTTTCAGCCGCTGTCTCGACACCGGTCGGCTTTCCGGGGCGGACAAGGCCACCACCCTTAAGCAGCGCGCCGTGGCCTACATGCACCTTGGCAGGCACCAGCGCGCCATCGACGATGTGAACGAGGCCATCAGGATCCGGTCGGACGATCCGGACAACTATTACCTGCGCGGCATGGCCTACAGGGCCCTTGGCCAGCACAGGCAGTCCATAGAGGACAGCACCCGAGCCATCAATCTGGACTCCAAATTCGCAGCCGCCTACGCCAATCGGGCGTTTTCGCTCAAGGCCACAGGCAAGGAGAGCCAGGCCAAGGCAGATGCCCGCCGGGCTCAGGAACTCGATTCCAGTGTCAGGGTGCCGGGGTTCTAGGCCCGCCGCATTCCTGACCGAGCCAGCCCGTCGTGGATCCAGACCGGACAGGGTGGACGATCAGTCAGGCCTGGGGAAGTCCAGGTGGGGCGCAGCTGATAAACCGCCCCGTGCAGCCCGCCGCAAAGCCATGGAGGAAGCCGATGCCGAGCCTTGACGCCGCATGGGAACGCCATGTGGTCATCGACCGCAGGGCGGGCGAATACCTCTGCTTCCCCGATGTGTGCCTTGCGGAGGATGGGGCGCTTGTCTGCGTCTACAACGAATTTGACCAGCATGTGGGCACGCGGCGCAAGATGCTCATTCGCCGCAGCGTCGACCAGGGGCGGACCTGGAGTGAAGCCCTGGCTCCCATGGACGAGCAATCCCACTGCCCGCGCATCTCCAAACTTTCCCGCGGCCTTCTGTGCATCATTGACGATGCCGGCCCCAGCATCCTCGTCAGCCAGGACAATGGCCGAAGCTGGCGCAGGGAGCAGGCCCGGGGCCTGGAACATGGATTGCTGGACCGCGTTCGCGAATTGCCCGGCGGCAGGCTGTTTACTGTCGGCCATGGACACCGTGGCACG is part of the Humidesulfovibrio mexicanus genome and harbors:
- a CDS encoding tetratricopeptide repeat protein is translated as MREHIAVFLLSGMVVLGAAGGAQAQKLPRECQEAMAVRSPQAQVELFSRCLDTGRLSGADKATTLKQRAVAYMHLGRHQRAIDDVNEAIRIRSDDPDNYYLRGMAYRALGQHRQSIEDSTRAINLDSKFAAAYANRAFSLKATGKESQAKADARRAQELDSSVRVPGF